CTGGCGCGGCAATCCGCGCCGCTTCCAGAGCCTGAGCCAGATTTACGGCCAATTGCTTTTCCAGGGAAAGCAGGAATCTGGATGGGATTTCCTCGGTGCCGATCTCCAATACAAACGCTGAACTGTTCATGATGCACCCCCGGAAAGCATTGGAAAGCCCAGTTCTTCACGCTGGGCCGCATACAACCGGGCGACCCGGGAGGCCAGCTTGCGGACGCGAGTGATGTATCCGGTGCGTTCGGTGATGGAAATGGCCCCGCGGGCATCCAGCATGTTGAACGTATGCGAGCATTTCAGGCAGTAGTCATAAGCCGGCCAGGGCTGTCCGGCTTCGCCCAGGCGCGTGCTTTCCGCCTCGTACATGTCGAAAAGTTGCGAGAGCATGGCGGCATCACTGAGTTCAAAGTTGTACCGGGAATGCTCCACTTCACCCTGATGATGGACCTGCCCGTAGGTGACGGCGCGGTTCCATTGCAGATCGTAGACCGATTCCTTTTCCTGGAGGTACATGGCCAGTCGCTCCAGGCCATAGGTGATCTCCACACTGACGGGTTTCAGGTCAATGCCGCCGACCTGCTGAAAATAGGTGAACTGCGTGACTTCCATCCCGTTCAACCAGACTTCCCAGCCCAGCCCCCAGGCGCCCAGGGTCGGCGATTCCCAGTCGTCCTCCACGAAACGGATGTCATGTTCGTCCGCGCGGATGCCCAGTGCGCCCAAGCTCTCCAGGTACATCTCCTGAATATTGTCCGGAGAGGGTTTCATGATCACCTGGAACTGGTAGTAGTGCTGCAGACGGTTCGGGTTTTCGCCGTACCGGCCGTCCGTGGGCCTGCGGGACGGTTCCACATACGCCACGTTCCACGGCTCCGGCCCGATCACCCGCAGGAAGGTGGCCGGATTGAAGGTTCCCGCCCCCACTTCCACATCGTAAGGCTGTTGAATGACGCACCCCCGCTGCCCCCAATACGTCTGCAGCGTGAAAATAATGTCTTGAAAGTACATGACGATTCCTGGCTAAAGTGTTGAGGATATATCCGAAGGAGAAGCGGCTGGACCGGACCCGGGCAACCCATCGCATGCCGCATGTCCGGACGGTTGCTCGAAAGCGGTAGGCATCACCTATCGTCCCTATGCCGCGACAAAACGCCCGTGGCTCCAGCGCAGGCCGAGATGGTGCCGTACATAGCCGTCCACAACCTGAAAAATTTCACCCCGCGTGGCCGCAGACATGGGAATCAGGACCCACTGGCCGGGTCGGCTGGTGGAAAGACTTCCCAAAATGACCTGGGTTTCCGGGCCGATTTCCAGATTACGACCCGCTCCGGGGACACATCGTGCGCAGCAAATTCGCCCTTTGTCCAGGGCCAGGGTCAACCGCTTTCCTGTTTGCTCCGGCTGTTCGCGGCCGCACACGGCGCAAGTTTCCAGCTCCGGCGCATAACCGTGATCAAAGCAGATCCTGGCTCGAAACAGTTGCAAAAATACCGGCGAAACATTCTCGGCCTGATCCAGGACCTCCAGGGTCTCCATCAGAAGTGCGTACACAACCGGAGCCTCTTCCGGCGTGATGCGCAGAGCCTGCAAGAAACTCAAACAATTCGCGGCCAGGCCGGTCCGGGCGGCATCCTGACGCAGACGGGGGAACATGCGCAGCAACGTCGCTTCTTCCAGGGTACAGCATCCCTTGGCCGGGAAAAAGCGAACCTTGAACAGCACGCTGTTCAAGGCATCGAGGCAACCGCAAAAACGGCGACGGCTTCGAGAACCGCCGAAGGCCATGGCCGTGGTCAAGCCGAATGTCGGCGAGAAGAAACGCACCCAGCAATCGATCTCCCGAAACCGCCCTACCTTGAATATCAAACCTTCGCCGGTCCACTCCTGCTGCACGCGAAGCCCTATTCAACTCGCTTGATTCTTGACGGCCAGTGACGGGTGACCGAACCGCAAAACCTGTCACCCGTCATCTTTTTCCTCAAGTCCGTCAGGGAAATCGCACCACCATCACCTCGCCGGACCGCGCGGACAAGGGCCAAGGCTTTCCGTCAAGGTACAGGGAGACGCCGCCGGCGTTGCCAAGTCGTAATTCCAGGTTGTTTGCAAAGGCAATCACGAATCGTTCGCCGGGCCGCAAAAATGCCTCTCGGGGACGGTTGGCGTCAGCCTGCGCTGAAAGCCAGCAGTTTTCATGAGCCCTGATCTCCAGGGTCTTTTCAACCCCGGCAGGGGCCATGACGGCCTGTTGCGGAGCGGCCGGACTCGCCGGTTCCGCGCTTTGCTCCGGCTCCGGACTTTGCACCGGTTCCGGTTCACGAGGTGCGGCTGGAGCGCTCTGCGGCGCCTCGGCCTGGACCGCGGGTGACGGATTCCCCTCCGGCATGGGGGACGAATTCTCGAGACCGTTGGCTACCTCGGAGTGCAGCTCGGGCAGGGTTTCGTCTTCCAGGGCTTCTCGGCCGGTTTCTTCGGTCAGGGATGGAAACGGAGAAGCCAGGGGAGCAGGTTCAAAACCCGCTTCGGGACTGAAGGCATCATCCCGGCTGTCCATATCGGACATCGGGCCTTCGCTGGGAAATTGTTCTTCGGAAGGCGCGAAAGCCGGCGGTGTGTCCGGAGCCTCGCTCTGGAATACCGACCGCAGATTGTCCTGAAAAAACCAGGCTGCTCCGGCACCGATAAAAACCAGCAAGAGCAGGACAATCAGATAACTGACGACCCGCGGCAATCCATGATTGACCGGCGGCAGTTTCTCGGTATCGGCCAAGGCCAGATCATCGTAGTCCAAATCATCCTCGGCAATATATATTCGGGCCAGGGCGTTTCCCATCTTGTCCGCGTCCATTCCCAGGAATTTGGCGTAATTCTTCACGAATCCCTTGGCGTACACGGGATGAGGCAGAGCATTTTCATTGCCCTCTTCAATGGCCTCCAGATTCATGCGACTGATCTTGGTTCTTTCCATGACCTCGGAAATTTCCAGACCCTGGCGCAGCCGCTCGTCTTTCAACATTTTACCCAATTCTTTCAAATTCATATTTGTCTCCCAAAAACCACGACAACCTGTATTCTGGTCGCGCAAGGCCCTTCAGGACGCCGACAGCTCGGGGTCGTCCGAAAGGCACGACCAAATGCAGTATCAATGGGTCTTGGCGCGATGTCGTGTTGGAATGGTTGGTTCGAATGATGCCGAAGTAATACTTTACCACCTGAAACCCGGTTTGCCTTGCAAATACATATTTGACGACAAAGATATCCGGGGATAAACCGCTCAATGCAAAGCGCAGTCCGCGAGGAACCAATATGGGTTCCGTGATGCAACAACACCCCGCAGAAGCGCCTTACTCCTAGAGGCGAATGTCAATCAAGGCTCGATTTCGCAGTCCCGCCATGTAATTTTCATAACGTTCTTCCAGCCGCGGTTCCATCAGGATCTCCCGAATCTGATCCTCGACAGCGGCCAGAGGCTTTATCTCTCCAGGCTCTTCATCCATCAGCTTGAGGATGGCTGCGCGATCTTGAATGCGTATGATGGAAGAGATCTCGCCTTTCCGGAGCGGTTGCAGGGCACTGCGCCAGTCCGCCGCCAGATCACGCCATGCCAGCAGGCCCATGTCGCCGCCCTGTTCCGCTCCCGGCCCTCGGGAATATTCCCGTGCCGCATCGGAAAACGTGATCGTACCGGCATTGAGTCTTGCCTGCACCTCTTCAGCCTCGGCGTGGGAAGCAAACAGAATCAGGCCCAGACGGACCTGCCGCTGCTGGGCAAAGTCATCCTTGTTGTTTTCGTAGTAGGCGCGAATCTCGTCCGAGGTGACAACCACCTTGCGCCGAATCATGAAACCCAGCAGACGATGCCGGAGCATTTCCTCGCGCAATCGACGTTCATACTGGTCCTTGGTCAATCCCTGGAGGGTCAGATATTCCAGGAACTGGCTTTCGCTCGCCCCCAACTGTTCGCGAATCTGACGGATCTGGGTCTGCACCTCCAGGTCCGTGACCTGCATCTCCAGACGCTCCGCTTCCTGCCGCATCAGCACTTCCTCGACCATCCTGTCCAGCAACTGCCGCTTGCCGTCCAGCAAAGCACGTCTTTCCTCGTCCTGAAGTTCGCGTCCCTGAAACTGCTCCACCACCGGACGAAATCGCTGATTCAGTTCAAAAAGCGTAATGACCTCACCATTGACCACCGCCACGATCCTGTCCACCACATTCCCGGCCAGAACCGGAGAGACGCAGAAAACAAATCCGATAATCGTCATCAAAGCCAATCTGCATATTGAAAAATGTCGCATATGATCCCATGAAAGTTTTAGAGATTTTAACAGCTCTTCGCCAGGCAGTGTCCTGCAGAACGTGCCGCTTAATGCCGCTCAATCCAACCACCTGACTCCGTGGTAAAAAAGCCCTATCCGGCAGTTTCTTCAAGAAGCTGCTGGTTGATTACGATATTTGCGGATGCGAGGGCATCAGCAAGCCACGCGTCGAAAGCCTGTTCCATTTTTCGTTCCACCAGTATCCGCTCCACCAAAGGGTAGGCCTGCGCGGGATCAATGATCCGCCCCTGGGTTCTCTCCAGAAGCACCAGGGCATAATGCCCCTCAGGTTCCCGCATCAGAATGCTCGTGGCCTGCTTCGGCTCCAGTTCGACGAGCAGAGCCTGCCAGTCCGTGGAAAGATTGTCTTCGCGCAGGTTATAAGTGTACACGCCGACCCTGTCGAATCGTTTCCCCAGAATGACAGGATCAGGTTCACTCGCGGACATTTCCAAAACCCTTTCCACGAGATCCCGATCCCGGCCATGGATAAAGAGAAACTCGACCCTGGGGTGAAGATAGAAGTCTCCAATATTGTTTCTGTAATAGGAGTCGACTTCCTGATAATCGATGGAAATGGATGGCCGCAGGACCTTTTGCAGTAGTTTCTCCTGACTCAGAGTGGCTTTGAGCTGCTCACGCCATCTGTCCAGATGAACATACTCCTCCACCAGTGTCTGCTCGAAGGCCCCTTCGGGGTAATCGGCCCGTACTTGCGCCTCCGAGGCGCCCAGTTCATTCTCGCTGACGGCCAGGCCGCGTTCTTCCAAAAACTGAGCCACAAGATACTGCACCACGATTTCCGACAGCACCGCCCCATACTCCTGGCGTAAACGACCCAGAGAGGAGGAATGCTGCGTGGTCCTTGCGAGATATTTCAAATCATGGACGGCTTCAAGCTGCGCC
This genomic stretch from Desulfonatronum thiosulfatophilum harbors:
- the recO gene encoding DNA repair protein RecO — protein: MQQEWTGEGLIFKVGRFREIDCWVRFFSPTFGLTTAMAFGGSRSRRRFCGCLDALNSVLFKVRFFPAKGCCTLEEATLLRMFPRLRQDAARTGLAANCLSFLQALRITPEEAPVVYALLMETLEVLDQAENVSPVFLQLFRARICFDHGYAPELETCAVCGREQPEQTGKRLTLALDKGRICCARCVPGAGRNLEIGPETQVILGSLSTSRPGQWVLIPMSAATRGEIFQVVDGYVRHHLGLRWSHGRFVAA
- a CDS encoding SurA N-terminal domain-containing protein; translated protein: MTIIGFVFCVSPVLAGNVVDRIVAVVNGEVITLFELNQRFRPVVEQFQGRELQDEERRALLDGKRQLLDRMVEEVLMRQEAERLEMQVTDLEVQTQIRQIREQLGASESQFLEYLTLQGLTKDQYERRLREEMLRHRLLGFMIRRKVVVTSDEIRAYYENNKDDFAQQRQVRLGLILFASHAEAEEVQARLNAGTITFSDAAREYSRGPGAEQGGDMGLLAWRDLAADWRSALQPLRKGEISSIIRIQDRAAILKLMDEEPGEIKPLAAVEDQIREILMEPRLEERYENYMAGLRNRALIDIRL
- the glyQ gene encoding glycine--tRNA ligase subunit alpha encodes the protein MYFQDIIFTLQTYWGQRGCVIQQPYDVEVGAGTFNPATFLRVIGPEPWNVAYVEPSRRPTDGRYGENPNRLQHYYQFQVIMKPSPDNIQEMYLESLGALGIRADEHDIRFVEDDWESPTLGAWGLGWEVWLNGMEVTQFTYFQQVGGIDLKPVSVEITYGLERLAMYLQEKESVYDLQWNRAVTYGQVHHQGEVEHSRYNFELSDAAMLSQLFDMYEAESTRLGEAGQPWPAYDYCLKCSHTFNMLDARGAISITERTGYITRVRKLASRVARLYAAQREELGFPMLSGGAS
- a CDS encoding SurA N-terminal domain-containing protein — encoded protein: MRITPFSIPFLLALAVVLAGSGCSSPMVEDGVVARINGQPVYLAQLEAVHDLKYLARTTQHSSSLGRLRQEYGAVLSEIVVQYLVAQFLEERGLAVSENELGASEAQVRADYPEGAFEQTLVEEYVHLDRWREQLKATLSQEKLLQKVLRPSISIDYQEVDSYYRNNIGDFYLHPRVEFLFIHGRDRDLVERVLEMSASEPDPVILGKRFDRVGVYTYNLREDNLSTDWQALLVELEPKQATSILMREPEGHYALVLLERTQGRIIDPAQAYPLVERILVERKMEQAFDAWLADALASANIVINQQLLEETAG
- a CDS encoding helix-turn-helix domain-containing protein produces the protein MNLKELGKMLKDERLRQGLEISEVMERTKISRMNLEAIEEGNENALPHPVYAKGFVKNYAKFLGMDADKMGNALARIYIAEDDLDYDDLALADTEKLPPVNHGLPRVVSYLIVLLLLVFIGAGAAWFFQDNLRSVFQSEAPDTPPAFAPSEEQFPSEGPMSDMDSRDDAFSPEAGFEPAPLASPFPSLTEETGREALEDETLPELHSEVANGLENSSPMPEGNPSPAVQAEAPQSAPAAPREPEPVQSPEPEQSAEPASPAAPQQAVMAPAGVEKTLEIRAHENCWLSAQADANRPREAFLRPGERFVIAFANNLELRLGNAGGVSLYLDGKPWPLSARSGEVMVVRFP